The following coding sequences are from one Carcharodon carcharias isolate sCarCar2 chromosome 11, sCarCar2.pri, whole genome shotgun sequence window:
- the pcdh17 gene encoding protocadherin-17 isoform X2 has product MYLHIVIFLLLWTGALTLKNLKYTILEEQGPGTVIGNIAKDARLATSLEQRKPNFRVLENSAPHLLDVDRESGLLYTKQRIDRETVCKRAAKCVVSLEVFANDKELCMIKVEILDINDNAPSFSTEQIEVEIPENAAPGTRIPLTSAHDPDTGQFGLQTYELNSPNRLFGLEVKSRGDGTKFPELIIQRPLDREEQPRHVLLVTALDGGDPPKSSSVQVKLEVVDTNDNSPSFEEPSLTVEISENTPVGTFLIDVNATDPDEGTNGEVVYSFSPYVTERIRQLFAIDPHSGVIKLRGKIDYEESSIYDIDVQAKDLGPNSIPAHCKVSVRVIDVNDNAPAVNFVSVHQGSISEAAPPGTVIALVKVTDRDFGRNGQLQCRVLGNVPFKLEENYDNFYTVLTERPLDRELTDEYNLTIVARDNGSPPLNATRSFTVKVADENDNPPRFTKPVYVLQVHENNIPGEYLGSVLAHDPDLGQNGTVSYSILPSRVGDVSIYTYVSVNPSNGAIYALRSFNYEQTKSFEFKVLAKDSGTPHLESNSTVRVTVLDVNDNAPVIVLPVLQNDTAEIHVPRNAGLGYIVATVRAVDSDYGDSGRLSYEIAEGNEQHLFDMDPSSGEIRTAQPFWEEVSPSAELVVRVSDHGKPSLSAVARLVIVAYLGVAPKDEHRVNQEQRHWDMSLPLIVTLSSISVILLTSMVTIAVKCRRENKEIRTYNCRIAEYSHPHLGKSSKKKKINKNDIMLVQSEVEERDVMNVVSSPSLASSPVYFDYQTRLPLSSPRSEVMYLKPTSNNLTVPQGHVVCHTFSGQGSNPTDVTSTRMSLIQTDNFPTEPNYMGSRQQFVQSNSTFKDPERVSLRDSGHGDSDQADSDQDTNKGSCCDMSAKDALKIKSATTKPPVPEQGCP; this is encoded by the coding sequence ATGTACCTGCATATTGTGATTTTTCTCTTACTCTGGACTGGAGCTCTGACCTTGAAGAATTTGAAATACACCATCCTGGAAGAACAGGGACCCGGGACCGTAATCGGGAACATTGCAAAAGATGCTCGCTTGGCGACCAGTCTCGAGCAGAGGAAGCCTAACTTTCGGGttttggaaaattccgccccacaTTTGTTGGATGTCGACCGGGAAAGCGGTTTACTTTACACCAAGCAACGCATCGACCGGGAGACTGTGTGCAAAAGGGCTGCCAAGTGTGTCGTCTCGCTGGAAGTGTTCGCCAACGACAAGGAGCTCTGCATGATCAAAGTGGAGATCCTGGACATCAATGATAATGCGCCAAGTTTTTCCACCGAGCAGATCGAGGTCGAGATCCCCGAGAACGCGGCACCGGGGACGCGCATTCCCCTGACGAGCGCGCACGACCCCGACACCGGCCAATTCGGCCTCCAGACCTACGAGCTGAACAGCCCGAACCGGCTATTCGGCCTGGAGGTGAAGTCCCGGGGAGACGGCACCAAGTTCCCTGAGCTGATCATCCAGAGGCCGCTGGACAGGGAGGAGCAGCCTCGCCATGTGCTGCTGGTGACGGCGCTGGACGGCGGCGACCCCCCCAAGTCCAGCTCGGTGCAGGTGAAGCTGGAGGTGGTGGACACGAACGACAACAGCCCGTCCTTCGAGGAGCCCAGCCTGACGGTGGAGATCAGCGAGAACACGCCGGTCGGCACCTTCCTGATCGACGTGAACGCCACGGACCCAGACGAAGGCACGAACGGAGAGGTGGTTTACTCCTTCAGCCCGTATGTGACCGAGCGGATCCGCCAGCTTTTCGCCATTGATCCGCACTCCGGGGTGATCAAACTCCGCGGGAAGATTGACTACGAGGAGAGCAGCATTTACGACATCGATGTGCAGGCGAAGGATTTGGGTCCGAACTCCATCCCGGCTCACTGTAAAGTGTCGGTGCGGGTCATCGACGTTAACGACAACGCTCCCGCCGTTAACTTTGTGTCGGTTCACCAGGGCTCCATCAGCGAGGCGGCTCCCCCCGGCACCGTCATCGCCCTGGTCAAAGTTACCGACCGGGATTTCGGCCGCAATGGTCAGCTGCAGTGCCGGGTACTTGGTAACGTGCCCTTCAAACTGGAGGAAAACTACGACAACTTCTACACGGTGCTGACCGAGCGGCCCCTGGACCGGGAGCTGACCGATGAGTATAACCTGACCATCGTGGCCCGCGACAACGGCTCGCCCCCCCTCAACGCCACCCGCTCGTTCACGGTGAAGGTGGCGGATGAGAACGACAACCCTCCCCGCTTCACCAAGCCGGTGTACGTGCTGCAAGTGCACGAGAACAACATCCCGGGGGAGTACCTGGGCTCGGTGCTGGCCCACGACCCTGACCTGGGGCAGAACGGCACCGTCTCCTACTCCATCTTGCCGTCCCGGGTGGGCGATGTCTCCATCTACACCTACGTGTCGGTCAACCCGTCCAACGGCGCCATCTACGCCCTCCGCTCCTTCAACTATGAGCAGACCAAATCCTTCGAGTTCAAAGTGTTGGCCAAAGACTCGGGGACCCCCCACCTGGAGAGTAACTCCACGGTCAGGGTCACCGTGCTGGATGTGAACGACAATGCGCCGGTCATCGTGCTGCCGGTGCTGCAGAACGACACGGCCGAGATCCACGTGCCCCGGAACGCCGGCCTGGGCTACATCGTGGCCACGGTGCGGGCCGTGGACAGCGACTACGGCGACAGCGGCCGCCTCTCCTACGAGATCGCCGAGGGCAACGAGCAGCACCTCTTCGACATGGACCCGAGCAGCGGCGAGATCCGCACGGCGCAGCCTTTCTGGGAGGAGGTGTCCCCCAGCGCCGAGCTGGTGGTCAGGGTGTCTGACCACGGCAAGCCGTCCCTGTCGGCCGTGGCCCGCCTGGTCATCGTGGCCTACCTGGGGGTGGCCCCCAAGGACGAGCACCGGGTCAACCAGGAGCAGCGGCACTGGGACATGTCGCTGCCCCTCATCGTCACCCTGAGCTCCATCTCGGTCATCCTGCTGACCTCCATGGTCACCATCGCCGTCAAATGCAGGAGAGAGAACAAGGAGATCAGGACGTACAACTGCAGGATCGCCGAGTACTCGCACCCCCACCTGGGCAAGAGCAGCAAGAAGAAGAAGATCAACAAGAACGACATCATGTTGGTCCAGAGTGAAGTGGAGGAGAGAGATGTCATGAACGTGGTGAGCAGTCCCTCCCTGGCCTCTTCTCCCGTTTATTTCGATTACCAGACGCGCCTGCCGCTCAGCTCCCCCAGGTCAGAAGTCATGTACCTGAAGCCCACCTCCAACAACCTGACCGTCCCCCAGGGCCATGTGGTCTGTCACACTTTCTCCGGACAGGGTTCAAATCCGACCGACGTAACGTCAACAAGAATGTCACTGATTCag